One region of Mycteria americana isolate JAX WOST 10 ecotype Jacksonville Zoo and Gardens chromosome 17, USCA_MyAme_1.0, whole genome shotgun sequence genomic DNA includes:
- the ZDHHC12 gene encoding palmitoyltransferase ZDHHC12: MGAGRLWVRAAHTALSGALALGLFLHRTDLQKHVQRGELLQPLIFVSLVVSSVLLYFRVSLMDPGFVKSEEEVKAGKNEEQSMVISQVPSTIKMRRCGYCMVKQPMRAKHCQLCQHCVRRYDHHCPWIENCVGEKNHPFFIVYLSVQLVVLLWGGHVAWSGLYFEQSWDWLQHNILLLMSFLLIVIFTIVVLLLLISHLYLISCNTTTWEFMSHHRISYLRHSELENPFDQGVILNLWRFFCSCHLTAWEKIYFHRNNEPV, translated from the exons ATGGGGGCCGGCAGGCTGTGGGTGAGGGCGGCACACACGGCCCTCAGCGGGGCCTTGGCGCTCGGGCTCTTCCTGCACCGCACAG ATCTGCAAAAGCACGTGCAGCGCggagagctgctgcagccacTGATCTTCGTCTCACTGGTGGTGTCCTCTGTCCTGCTGTACTTCAGGGTGTCTCTCATGGATCCGGGTTTTGTTAAGTCTGAAGAGGAAGTGAAG gcaGGCAAGAATGAAGAACAAAGCATGGTGATATCCCAGGTTCCAAGTACTATTAAGATGCGGCGTTGTGGTTACTGCATGGTGAAG caacCAATGCGAGCCAAGCActgccagctgtgccagcactgtGTACGGCGTTATGATCATCACTGTCCCTGGATTGAGAACTGTGTAGGAGAGAAGAATCACCCCTTCTTCATAGTCTACTTGAGCGTACAGCTTGTGGTTCTGCTGTGGGGAGGTCACGTTGCTTG GTCAGGCCTCTACTTTGAACAGTCCTGGgactggctgcagcacaacattCTCCTCCTCATGTCTTTCCTCCTGATAGTCATATTCACCATTgttgtcctgctgctgctcattTCACACCTCTATCTGATCtcgtgcaacaccaccacctgGGAATTCATGTCACATCATCGCATCTCCTACCTGCGACACTCTGAGTTGGAGAATCCCTTTGACCAAGGGGTAATCCTCAATCTCTGGAGATTCTTCTGTTCATGCCACCTCACCGCATGGGAGAAAATCTATTTTCACAGGAACAATGAGCCTGTCTAA
- the ZER1 gene encoding protein zer-1 homolog, which yields MASDSPESLMTLCTDYCLRNLEGTLCYLLDNETLRLHPDIFLPSEICDKLVNEYVELVKTDSIFEPHESFFTLFSDPRSTRLARIHLREQIVQDQDLEAIRKQDLVELYLTNCEKLTAKSLQTLVSFSHTLISLSLFGCCNIFYEEENPGGCEDDCLVNPTRQVLVKDFTFEGFSRLRFLNLGRLIEGVNVETLLRPLASLAALDLSGIQLNDVGFLTQWKDSLVSLVLYNMDLSEEHIQVIAQLRKLRHLDISRDHLSSYYKFKLTRRVLNLFVENLVNLTSLDISGHTMLENCTIPSMEEKMGQTSIEPAKSSIAPFRGLKRPLQFLGLFETSLCRLTHIPAYKVSGDKNEEQVLNAIEAYTEHRPEITSRAINLLFDIARIERCSQLLRALQLVITALKCHKDDKNIQVTGSAALFYLTNSEYRMEQSVKLRRQVIQVVLNGMESYQEVTVQRNCCLTLCNFSIPEELEFQYRRVNELLLNILNQSRQDESIQRIAVHLCNALVCQVDNDHKEAVGKMGFVMTMLKLIQKKLADKTCDQVMEFSWSALWNITDETPDNCEMFLNYSGMKLFLECLKEFPEKQELHRNMLGLLGNVAEVKELRPQLMTSQFISVFSNLLESKADGIEVSYNACGVLSHIMFDGPEAWGICEPHREEVVKRMWAAIQSWDINSRRNINYRSFEPILRLLPQGISPVSQHWATWALYNLVSVYPDKYCPLLIKEGGIPLLKDMIKMASARQETKEMARKVIEHCSNFKEENMDTSR from the exons ATGGCATCCGATAGCCCCGAGTCACTAATGACCTTGTGCACGGATTACTGCCTTCGCAACTTGGAGGGGACTCTCTGCTACCTACTGGACAATGAAACTCTCCGGCTCCATCCTGACATCTTCTTGCCAAGCGAGATTTGTGACAAACTTGTCAATGA GTACGTGGAGTTGGTGAAGACGGACAGCATCTTTGAACCCCATGAAAGCTTCTTCACCCTGTTCTCAGATCCCCGGAGCACGAGGCTAGCTCGGATCCACTTGCGGGAACAGATTGTGCAGGACCAGGACCTGGAAGCCATCAGGAAGCAG GATCTTGTTGAGCTCTACTTGACTAACTGTGAGAAGCTGACAGCCAAGAGTCTGCAAACCTTGGTGAGCTTCAGCCACACACTTATCTCCCTTAGCCTCTTTGGCTGCTGTAATATCTTCTATGAGGAGGAGAACCCTGGAGGCTGTGAAGACGACTGTTTGGTGAACCCCACTCGCCAGGTCTTGGTCAAGGACTTTACTTTTGAAGGCTTTAGCCGCTTGCGCTTCCTCAACCTGGGCCGCTTGATCGAAGGGGTAAATGTGGAGACGTTGCTTCGGCCTTTGGCCTCCCTTGCAGCTCTTGATCTCTCTGGGATCCAGCTGAATGATGTGGGATTTCTGACCCAGTGGAAGGACAGTCTGGTTTCCTTAGTGCTTTACAACATGGACCTTTCAGAGGAGCACATCCAAGTGATCGCACAGCTTCGCAAGCTCAG GCACTTGGATATCTCCCGAGACCATCTGTCCAGTTATTACAAATTCAAGCTGACCCGGCGGGTTCTAAACCTGTTTGTAGAAAACTTGGTAAACCTCACTTCGCTCGATATCTCAGGGCACACCATGCTGGAAAACTGCACTATCCCAAGCATGGAGGAGAAGATGGGCCAGACAAG cattgAGCCAGCGAAGAGCAGCATTGCTCCCTTCCGGGGTCTGAAACGACCACTCCAGTTCTTGGGCCTTTTTGAAACATCTCTCTGCCGCCTGACACATATTCCAGCCTACAAG GTGAGTGGAGACAAGAATGAAGAGCAAGTCCTGAATGCTATCGAGGCTTACACTGAACACCGGCCAGAAATCACTTCCCGGGCCATCAACCTCCTTTTTGACATTGCCCGTATTGAacgctgcagccagctgctgcgAGCCCTTCAG CTGGTGATCACAGCCCTCAAGTGCCACAAGGATGACAAAAACATCCAGGTGACAGGCAGCGCAGCGCTCTTCTACCTGACCAACTCCGAGTACCGCATGGAGCAGAGTGTAAAGCTGCGGCGCCAGGTCATCCAGGTGGTGCTGAATGGCATGGAGTCCTACCAGGAAGTCACA GTACAGCGAAACTGCTGCCTGACACTGTGTAACTTCAGCATTCCTGAGGAGCTAGAGTTCCAGTACCGCCGAGTCAACGAGCTGCTGCTGAACATCCTCAACCAGAGCCGGCAGGATGAGTCTATCCAGCGCATCGCTGTGCACCTCTGTAACGCCCTGGTCTGCCAGGTGGACAACGATCATAAAGAAGCTGTGGGCAAGATGGGGTTTGTCATG ACAATGCTAAAGTTGATTCAGAAGAAGTTGGCTGATAAAACG TGTGATCAGGTGATGGAGTTCTCCTGGAGTGCCCTCTGGAACATCACTGATGAGACCCCCGATAACTGTGAGATGTTCCTTAACTACAGCGGCATGAAACTGTTCTTGGAGTGCTTGAAG GAGTTCCCAGAGAAACAGGAGCTGCATCGCAATATGCTGGGCCTCCTGGGCAATGTAGCAGAGGTGAAGGAGCTCCGCCCGCAGCTCATGACCTCCCAGTTCATCAGTGTGTTCAG CAACCTGCTGGAGAGCAAAGCAGATGGGATTGAGGTATCCTATAACGCCTGTGGTGTGCTCTCCCATATCATGTTTGATGGTCCAGAGGCTTGGGGTATATGTGAGCCCCATCGAGAGGAAGTTGTAAAGAGGATGTGGGCAGCTATCCAGAGCTGGGATATCAACTCCAGGAGAAATATCAATTACAG GTCATTTGAACCAATCCTTCGACTTCTTCCACAAGGGATCTCCCCAGTCAGCCAGCACTGGGCGACCTGGGCACTGTATAACCTGGTCTCTGTCTACC CTGACAAGTACTGCCCACTGCTGATCAAAGAAGGTGGGATTCCCCTTCTGAAGGACATGATTAAGATGGCCTCAGCACGGCAAGAGACCAAGGAAATGGCCCG GAAAGTTATAGAGCACTGCAGTAACTTTAAGGAGGAGAACATGGACACTTCCAGATAG